From Pseudomonas arsenicoxydans:
CCTGATCAAACAATGCTTTTGCCGCCGTCGCGCAGGCTTTCATGTCGGGATCATTGCCCACCGTAAACGTCGCGCCCGAGTCGCCCTCATGACGATCCCAGACCACACCGAGGTCGATGAAGAAAATGTCGTTGTCAGCCAGTACCGGATCGCCGTCGGAGGGTTGCTTGAAGGTTTTCAGGGTGTTCTCGCCGAAGCGGATTTTGGACGGGTGCCAGATGCGGTCCATCCCCAGTTCGTTCAGCACTTCGAGGCTCATCGCCAGGGCTTCGGATTCGCGCATGCCGGGTTTCACGCGTCGGGCCATTTCGTCGATGGCTTCCCAGGTTTTGCGTTTGGCGTGGAGCATGCCGTCCAGGCTGTAGGCCAGTCCGACGGCTTCTTTGAGAGTGGCGGTCATCATCAGGTCTCGGTGGTGTCTGTTTTTTCGTTGTGTAGTCATCTATATAACGAAGTCTGCCCGGGCGATGCAACGACACAAAATCCACACGCCTCTGGCGTCCCGGTGCGACGGCCTTATAATGCCCGCCTTTGCGCATATCAGCAGGCTGTTACTCCTTGGCAAATTTAGATAACCCGGCCGCCGAAATGGCAGCCGAGGGCTTTTTCCGGATCGCATTGGGCGTCGAATACAAAGGCTCGCGTTACCGCGGCTGGCAACGTCAGGCCTCTGGCGTGCTCACGGTGCAGGAAACCCTCGAGAAAGCCTTGTCCAAAGTCGCCGATTCGCCGGTGTCGCTGCTCTGCGCCGGGCGTACGGATGCCGGCGTGCATGCCTGTGGCCAAGTGGTGCATTTCGACACCCAGGTCGAGCGTTCAATGAAAGCCTGG
This genomic window contains:
- a CDS encoding M24 family metallopeptidase codes for the protein MTATLKEAVGLAYSLDGMLHAKRKTWEAIDEMARRVKPGMRESEALAMSLEVLNELGMDRIWHPSKIRFGENTLKTFKQPSDGDPVLADNDIFFIDLGVVWDRHEGDSGATFTVGNDPDMKACATAAKALFDQVHDYWRTHQVAGPELYRYADEQATAMGWRLNLEIKGHRVSDFPHAIYRAGDLGSFEACPNVGLWILEIQIAHPTRPFGAFYEDLLA